A single window of Maylandia zebra isolate NMK-2024a linkage group LG2, Mzebra_GT3a, whole genome shotgun sequence DNA harbors:
- the LOC112436153 gene encoding leukocyte elastase inhibitor-like, producing the protein MGPLRTAHVPPVPPAQTVKTSRWFPLWRPPSLRGLQKNEFLNLVPDIEEMRPGDLFSQFQEFLKGTKKHYNAELESVDFKGNAEEARVHINSWVEKQTQDKIKDLLSQDAVGSLTKLVLVNAIYFKGSWNTQFKEEKTADVQFRLNKNDTKPVKMMQQKSKFPFATIPEANCKILEMPYKGNDLSMLIFLPNDIEDDTTGLEKLEKELTYQNFVDWTRPDMSPNEVDVKLPRFKMEKYDLEKILTNMGMENAFDIYKRDFSGMSPANDLIVSKVVHKALVDVNEEGAEAAAATGVDMEIRSIMIPAEFVADHPFIFFIRHKPTKSILFVGRYCSPE; encoded by the exons ATGG GACCCCTGAGAACAGCTCACGTGCCTCCAGTCCCTCCTGCTCAGACTGTGAAAACTTCCCGATGGTTCCCACTCTGGAGACCTCCTTCCTTGCGCGGGCTGCAAAAGAACGAGTTCCTGAACTTGGTGCCTGATATTGAAGAAATGCGACCAGG TGACTTATTTTCACAATTCCAGGAATTTTTAAAAGGCACCAAAAAGCATTACAATGCTGAGCTCGAGTCTGTGGACTTCAAAGGAAATGCAGAGGAGGCCAGGGTCCACATCAACAGCTGGGTGGAGAAGCAGACACAAG ATAAAATCAAGGACTTGCTAAGCCAGGATGCAGTGGGTAGCCTGACGAAGCTGGTTCTCGTGAATGCCATTTACTTCAAGGGCAGCTGGAACACGCAGTTTAAGGAGGAGAAGACTGCTGATGTGCAGTTTCGACTGAACAAG AACGACACTAAGCCGGTGAAGATGATGCAGCAGAAAAGTAAATTTCCTTTTGCGACCATTCCTGAGGCCAACTGCAAG ATTCTTGAGATGCCGTATAAAGGAAATGACCTCAGCATGCTCATATTCCTGCCTAATGACATAGAAGATGATACCACAGGCTTGGAAAAG CTGGAGAAGGAGCTGACCTATCAGAACTTTGTGGACTGGACTCGCCCAGACATGAGCCCCAACGAGGTTGATGTCAAGCTCCCTCGATTTAAGATGGAGAAGTATGACTTGGAGAAAATCCTGACCAACATGGGAATGGAGAACGCTTTTGACATCTACAAGAGAGACTTCTCTG GAATGTCTCCAGCAAATGACCTGATAGTGTCCAAAGTTGTCCACAAGGCTTTGGTGGATGTAAATGAAGAAGGAGctgaggctgctgctgccactgggGTTGACATGGAAATCCGCTCTATAATGATTCCCGCTGAGTTTGTTGCCGACCATCccttcatcttcttcatccGACATAAACCCACCAAGAGCATTCTCTTTGTGGGCCGGTACTGCTCACCCGAGTAA
- the LOC112434912 gene encoding uncharacterized protein LOC112434912 isoform X4: MAAANPGGSPVEKTRHLLGEAAPVGTAPTTKSLSESLSPSVSSSTLSTSTSASSQISSTTFESVRRSWPPSACAF; this comes from the exons ATGGCAGCGGCAAACCCTGGCGGCTCTCCG GTGGAAAAGACCCGTCACCTTCTGGGAGAGGCGGCTCCCGTGGGAACAGCTCCCACCACCAAGTCCCTGAGTGAGTCTCTGTCCCCCAGCGTGAGCTCCAGCACTCTGTCCACGTCCACCTCCGCCTCCTCGCAgatctccagcaccacctttgaAAGCGTGAGAAGGAGCTGGCCACCAAG tgcctgcgccttctga
- the LOC112434912 gene encoding uncharacterized protein LOC112434912 isoform X1 yields MTPLASSVSPKRELFKGKRLTNSKTISTPPLPDCRGSFEFRSAKMAAANPGGSPPPSFFQVEKTRHLLGEAAPVGTAPTTKSLSESLSPSVSSSTLSTSTSASSQISSTTFESVRRSWPPSACAF; encoded by the exons ATGACACCGttagccagcagtgtgtctcctaaaagagagctgtttaaag GAAAACGTTTGACTAACTCAAAGACAATTTCCACGCCTCCCCTGCCTGACTGCAGAGGCAGTTTTGAATTTAGGAGCGCCAAGATGGCAGCGGCAAACCCTGGCGGCTCTCCG CCCCCATCTTTCTTCCAGGTGGAAAAGACCCGTCACCTTCTGGGAGAGGCGGCTCCCGTGGGAACAGCTCCCACCACCAAGTCCCTGAGTGAGTCTCTGTCCCCCAGCGTGAGCTCCAGCACTCTGTCCACGTCCACCTCCGCCTCCTCGCAgatctccagcaccacctttgaAAGCGTGAGAAGGAGCTGGCCACCAAG tgcctgcgccttctga
- the LOC112434912 gene encoding uncharacterized protein LOC112434912 isoform X2 codes for MTPLASSVSPKRELFKGKRLTNSKTISTPPLPDCRGSFEFRSAKMAAANPGGSPVEKTRHLLGEAAPVGTAPTTKSLSESLSPSVSSSTLSTSTSASSQISSTTFESVRRSWPPSACAF; via the exons ATGACACCGttagccagcagtgtgtctcctaaaagagagctgtttaaag GAAAACGTTTGACTAACTCAAAGACAATTTCCACGCCTCCCCTGCCTGACTGCAGAGGCAGTTTTGAATTTAGGAGCGCCAAGATGGCAGCGGCAAACCCTGGCGGCTCTCCG GTGGAAAAGACCCGTCACCTTCTGGGAGAGGCGGCTCCCGTGGGAACAGCTCCCACCACCAAGTCCCTGAGTGAGTCTCTGTCCCCCAGCGTGAGCTCCAGCACTCTGTCCACGTCCACCTCCGCCTCCTCGCAgatctccagcaccacctttgaAAGCGTGAGAAGGAGCTGGCCACCAAG tgcctgcgccttctga
- the LOC112434912 gene encoding uncharacterized protein LOC112434912 isoform X3 yields the protein MAAANPGGSPPPSFFQVEKTRHLLGEAAPVGTAPTTKSLSESLSPSVSSSTLSTSTSASSQISSTTFESVRRSWPPSACAF from the exons ATGGCAGCGGCAAACCCTGGCGGCTCTCCG CCCCCATCTTTCTTCCAGGTGGAAAAGACCCGTCACCTTCTGGGAGAGGCGGCTCCCGTGGGAACAGCTCCCACCACCAAGTCCCTGAGTGAGTCTCTGTCCCCCAGCGTGAGCTCCAGCACTCTGTCCACGTCCACCTCCGCCTCCTCGCAgatctccagcaccacctttgaAAGCGTGAGAAGGAGCTGGCCACCAAG tgcctgcgccttctga
- the LOC112435753 gene encoding uncharacterized protein LOC112435753 isoform X5, producing MMRHRRSTGTVYRCMIMSLLLLHLTPPLQTKFALLLWFTDLKRKCPAQQDEDGPYVKKPPNAFMLYLKEQRPKVIAELNIPGSAAVNAVVGQRWKSLSNDQKARYFKQAETERQNHAKEHPAWSTKENYGKKRKRIRLRKESASVHEEEVQQANNLCMRPAESQPSSSSHSFLTEPHEQPQTKPDDSSVPRQQPVCLQLPNTQASPYTPLCQENQVSPASHMNFPEDTSLDSPVAALQFQTEEAFVADSEEELLSVLEELDPLPITAQSQQPSPTPASPVDASQTASVQPRVELFQDRDEPICFAEIQEDMWSVLDYLPVSQQSNVLSSPHSHNYSTPKQNLICPADSPPSKLASSPVAFTELLSTTPIFCQLMKNNNFIIDDWTDFN from the exons ATGATGAGGCACAGACGTTCCACAG GAACGGTGTACAGATGTATGATTATGTCACTCCTGCTCCTCCACCTAACACCTCCACTCCAAACTAAGTTTGCTCTGCTGCTTTGGTTCACTGATCT aaaaagaaagtgccCAGCCCAGCAGGATGAAGATGGGCCATACGTCAAGAAGCCGCCAAATGCCTTCATGCTCTATCTCAAAGAGCAGAGGCCAAAGGTCATTGCTGAACTCAACATCCCTGGAAGTGCAGCCGTAAATGCAGTGGTGGGACAGAGA TGGAAGTCGCTTTCAAACGACCAGAAAGCCAGATATTTCAAGCAGGCtgaaacagaaagacagaatCATGCCAAAGAGCATCCAGCCTGGTCGACCAAAGAAAACTAT ggcaagaagaggaagagaatcAGACTTAGAAAAG AATCTGCATCTGTACATGAAGAAGAAGTTCAACAAGCCAACAACTTGTGTATGAGGCCAGCTGAGTCACAgccatcttcttcttctcattCATTTCTGACAGAGCCACATGAGCAGCCACAGACAAAGCCAGATGACAGCAGCGTGCCTCGCCAGCAGCCAGTGTGTTTGCAACTGCCAAACACACAGGCATCACCCTACACACCTCTCTGTCAAGAAAATCAGGTCTCCCCTGCCTCTCACATGAATTTCCCTGAGGACACCTCATTGGACTCCCCTGTTGCAGCCCTTCAGTTCCAGACAGAGGAAGCCTTTGTCGCAGACAGTGAGGAAGAACTGCTGTCAGTGCTGGAAGAGCTTGACCCCCTCCCCATCACTGCGCAGTCTCAGCAGCCCTCACCCACCCCTGCCTCTCCTGTAGATGCCTCTCAAACTGCATCAGTTCAACCCCGAGTTGAATTATTTCAAGACCGAGATGAGCCCATCTGTTTTGCTGAAATCCAAGAAGACATGTGGTCAGTGCTTGACTACCTCCCCGTCTCTCAGCAGTCTAATGTGCTCTCCTCTCCTCATTCACACAACTACTCGACTCCTAAACAAAATCTCATCTGTCCTGCTGATTCCCCTCCATCCAAACTGGCGTCCTCCCCTGTTGCATTCACTGAATTGCTGTCAACAACCCCCATCTTTTGCCAACTaatgaaaaacaataatttcaTTATAGACGATtggactgatttcaattga